A genomic region of Borreliella mayonii contains the following coding sequences:
- a CDS encoding class I SAM-dependent DNA methyltransferase: MKTNDIVKTNNPNISLYKQLSKDFIRKENISKLKDFFILIKNKLFSIDDNSTEANIESLLKSIFEELNYSVEQQKAGQIEGVESRIDMLLFENDKDKVAFNNKVKEAKKNNEPIPVENILLIAEIKRPAFSFHTKDKVKEAEDQLYRYLNQYQKYYGILSNGKVWRLYDKSKVLYGEKRYIEFNFSKIEEKEEYKEQEWFVLFIYLIRKERFLKRSNIIEVEKEQIAKEKEIIQKTLREILYERPDDSIVFKIAKNIYDKEFKASDKEITGHILASILEESILFILRIFFIAYIEDNEIFKKILEENKLYRSSVSFRYFFYDENTKNKLGYKKIITIFNLLDKGSDAIKFPIFNGGLFAEDKVKYLNNESLLSISELEEILVKILFFEEKNIKDKKFVEYSKLDPKSFGELYETLLEYDLRIADTTVHRIIEDGVYLIRTEEELANKQVNKVATYYQGNIYLTSRSLDRKKSGAYYTPDDLTDFMVTSSIEEQLKTKSPLDIKIIDNSCGSGHFLISCLDYLTEKVWYDLDKFEDVKKELDKEYRAILKESEEYDVQDSISKELVLRRILLKKCIYGVDINPISIEITMLSLWINTFIFGTPLSFIEHHIKVGNALLGYTKDEFFDITKKKFESGFSLFKKRIKEITTILEDIYQKIKGINDTTKEDIEKSKKIYKEYEESEDIDNLKIIFSLIKLYSLSFDKSLNIEFSDITSVISLIENILGNKISIEDKEKIEKIKKLSSYYKFFHYGIEFPDIQEGFDIVIGNPPWEKTKFNEAEFFSKHIPGYRKLSIKEQNKIKQEILSKDNHPLNIEYNEEKNSISTINNIYKFDFKDFTSGGDPNLFRYFVAFNLKLIKRKGNLTYLVPSSLWSEFSSKTLRKHIFANYKLNYIYQFENKKRFKDVHSSFKFSIFQLSNAEESTSSFKAKFMIQNDDNIIKEITGDLKDNKYDPYRGIELSIDQIKELSPIQESIIEFKDNEEFSLINKIFSQFSTLSEEYVDFKQGLNLTNYKAFYKEYNNENFIFLYSGSNVHQFNSRFFEDKDAKESSKLLWIDKKDLEKALTKDNHFQTERVFYRGIARNTDERTMISTLCPRNCYCVHSIYVNYEKIPISIYKKLFIVSIFNTFVFDFMIRRFVNSNVLKPCLYQCSMPQPEEKEILSNSLYLNLVKNTSLMIAKNDSDNFKYLLYLEHFELSKEKVNKILKLDKEDEFFKEKENENNFIVASLYSLTKEDFIILLSDFKALKNKKGEDYISSLIKGYENYLLNNKIF, encoded by the coding sequence ATGAAAACTAATGATATCGTAAAAACAAACAATCCTAATATATCTCTTTATAAACAATTATCAAAAGACTTTATAAGAAAGGAAAATATTAGCAAACTAAAAGACTTTTTTATTCTTATAAAAAACAAACTTTTTTCAATAGACGACAATTCAACAGAAGCAAATATAGAGTCTTTGCTAAAGTCTATATTTGAAGAACTAAATTATTCAGTAGAACAACAAAAAGCTGGGCAAATAGAAGGAGTGGAGTCTAGAATAGATATGCTACTTTTTGAAAATGATAAAGACAAAGTAGCTTTTAATAATAAAGTAAAAGAAGCTAAAAAAAATAATGAACCTATTCCTGTTGAAAATATCTTACTTATAGCAGAAATTAAGCGTCCAGCATTTAGTTTTCATACTAAAGATAAAGTAAAAGAAGCAGAAGATCAGCTATATAGATATCTAAATCAATATCAAAAATATTATGGGATACTTTCTAATGGAAAGGTATGGAGATTATATGACAAATCAAAAGTACTTTATGGAGAAAAAAGATATATTGAGTTTAATTTTTCTAAAATTGAAGAAAAAGAAGAATATAAAGAACAAGAATGGTTTGTTTTATTTATCTACCTTATAAGAAAAGAAAGATTCTTAAAAAGAAGTAATATAATAGAAGTTGAAAAAGAACAAATAGCTAAAGAAAAAGAGATAATTCAAAAAACCTTAAGAGAGATACTTTATGAGAGACCCGATGACTCTATAGTATTTAAAATTGCAAAAAATATATATGACAAAGAATTTAAAGCTTCAGACAAAGAAATTACCGGGCATATTTTAGCTAGCATACTTGAAGAATCAATTCTTTTTATTTTAAGAATATTTTTTATTGCATATATTGAAGATAATGAAATTTTTAAGAAAATATTAGAAGAAAATAAGCTATACAGATCTTCTGTATCTTTTAGATATTTTTTTTATGATGAAAATACAAAAAATAAATTAGGATATAAAAAAATAATAACAATTTTTAATTTACTTGATAAAGGAAGTGATGCAATAAAGTTTCCTATATTTAATGGAGGATTATTTGCAGAAGATAAGGTTAAATATTTGAATAATGAAAGTTTGCTAAGTATTAGTGAACTTGAAGAAATACTGGTTAAAATACTCTTCTTTGAAGAAAAAAATATTAAAGATAAAAAATTTGTAGAGTATTCAAAGCTAGATCCCAAAAGTTTTGGAGAATTATATGAAACCCTGCTTGAATATGACCTAAGAATTGCAGATACTACTGTTCATCGTATTATTGAAGACGGAGTTTATCTCATTCGTACCGAAGAAGAGCTTGCAAACAAGCAGGTAAACAAAGTTGCTACATACTATCAAGGCAATATTTATCTTACATCCAGGTCGCTTGATAGAAAGAAAAGTGGGGCATATTACACTCCAGATGATCTAACTGATTTTATGGTTACATCGTCAATTGAAGAACAGCTTAAAACCAAGTCCCCTTTAGATATAAAAATCATTGACAATTCTTGTGGATCGGGGCATTTTTTAATTTCTTGTCTAGATTATTTAACAGAAAAAGTATGGTACGATCTAGATAAATTTGAAGATGTAAAAAAAGAACTCGATAAAGAATATAGAGCTATTCTAAAAGAAAGTGAAGAATATGATGTTCAGGATAGTATAAGTAAAGAATTAGTACTTAGAAGGATCTTGCTAAAGAAGTGTATTTATGGCGTTGATATTAATCCTATTTCAATTGAAATTACTATGCTAAGTTTATGGATTAATACCTTTATTTTTGGAACACCACTAAGTTTTATTGAACATCATATAAAAGTAGGAAATGCTCTATTGGGATATACCAAAGATGAATTTTTTGATATTACAAAAAAGAAATTTGAAAGTGGATTTTCTTTGTTTAAAAAAAGAATTAAAGAAATTACAACTATTTTAGAAGATATCTATCAAAAAATTAAAGGTATTAATGATACTACTAAAGAAGATATAGAAAAATCTAAAAAGATATACAAAGAATATGAAGAAAGTGAAGATATAGATAATTTAAAAATAATATTTTCTTTAATCAAACTTTATTCATTATCTTTTGACAAATCTTTGAATATAGAATTTAGTGATATTACATCTGTAATTAGTTTAATTGAAAATATTTTGGGCAATAAAATTTCTATTGAAGATAAAGAAAAAATAGAAAAAATTAAAAAATTGAGTAGCTACTATAAATTTTTTCACTATGGAATTGAGTTTCCAGATATTCAGGAAGGATTTGATATTGTAATTGGAAATCCTCCATGGGAGAAAACTAAGTTTAATGAAGCAGAGTTTTTCTCAAAACACATTCCCGGTTACAGAAAATTAAGCATAAAAGAACAAAATAAAATAAAGCAAGAAATACTTAGTAAAGATAATCATCCTTTGAATATTGAATACAACGAAGAAAAAAACAGTATAAGTACTATTAACAATATTTATAAATTTGATTTTAAAGATTTTACCAGTGGTGGTGATCCCAATCTTTTTAGATACTTTGTAGCATTTAATCTAAAATTAATAAAAAGAAAAGGCAATTTAACCTATTTGGTTCCTTCAAGCCTTTGGAGTGAATTTAGTTCAAAAACATTAAGAAAACATATATTTGCTAACTATAAACTTAATTATATTTATCAATTTGAAAATAAAAAAAGATTTAAAGATGTGCATTCAAGTTTTAAATTTTCAATATTTCAACTTAGTAATGCTGAAGAATCTACATCAAGCTTTAAAGCAAAATTCATGATTCAAAACGATGATAATATTATTAAAGAAATAACTGGTGATTTAAAAGATAATAAATACGATCCTTATAGAGGAATTGAGTTAAGTATAGATCAAATTAAAGAATTATCTCCTATACAAGAATCAATAATTGAATTTAAAGATAATGAAGAATTTAGCCTAATTAACAAAATATTTAGTCAATTTAGTACTCTTAGTGAAGAGTATGTTGATTTTAAACAAGGACTAAATTTAACAAATTATAAAGCATTCTATAAAGAATATAATAATGAAAACTTTATATTTCTTTATTCCGGATCTAATGTTCATCAATTTAATTCAAGATTTTTTGAAGATAAAGACGCAAAAGAAAGTTCTAAATTGCTGTGGATAGATAAAAAAGACTTAGAAAAAGCATTAACCAAAGATAATCATTTTCAAACTGAAAGAGTGTTCTATAGAGGTATTGCAAGAAACACAGATGAAAGAACAATGATTAGTACATTATGCCCTAGAAATTGTTATTGTGTACATTCAATATATGTAAATTATGAGAAAATACCAATATCTATTTATAAAAAATTATTTATTGTATCTATTTTTAACACATTTGTATTTGACTTTATGATTAGAAGATTTGTTAACTCAAATGTACTAAAGCCATGTTTATATCAATGTTCCATGCCTCAACCTGAAGAAAAAGAAATTTTAAGTAATTCTTTATATTTAAATCTTGTGAAAAACACTTCTTTAATGATAGCTAAAAATGATTCCGATAATTTTAAATATTTACTTTATTTAGAACATTTTGAGCTTAGCAAAGAAAAAGTTAATAAAATACTGAAACTAGATAAAGAAGATGAATTTTTTAAAGAAAAAGAAAATGAAAACAATTTTATTGTAGCCAGTCTTTACTCATTAACCAAAGAAGATTTTATCATTTTACTTAGTGATTTTAAGGCATTAAAAAATAAAAAAGGAGAAGACTATATTTCGTCTTTAATAAAAGGATATGAAAATTATTTATTAAATAATAAAATTTTTTAA